The DNA segment aaatttttcaaagtcacaccaaatccagaatcagatccggatccaaataacttcaataccttgtgttgacatcatcataaaaaagctgtataccaaggttgaagtcaatcagaattgtagtttaggagaagaagacgattaaaagttttgtaacggatgacagacgacaatgCCAGAtgctgcatgacaacaatagcttacagcctgccagccggtaagctaaaaatttggagttgtcattatttctaagttattatgctattattttactggtctggctgattgaggtcaaattgggctgtttgtggcccttgaactaacatAAGTTTGGCATCCGTGCTATAGAGAAGGGGTCACCAAGCCTGGTCCGAGGTCAactatcctgcattttttagatgtttccctcttccagcacacctgaccgtcattatcaggcttctgcagagcttgatgataggcttattgtTTGAATCAggggtgttggaagagggatacagggtggggaagcaaaatttacaatattttgaggcagggtttgaaagacagtgtatgaccaattagtttattgaaagtcatgagaatttatttgccacaagaaaactgacataatagaaaatgtttttattctatgtgtcctccttctttctcagtaactgccttcacacgcttcctgaaacttgcgcaagtgttcctcaaatattcgggtgacaacttctcccattcttctttaatagtatcttccagactttctcgtaatagttttgctcatagtcattctcttctttccattataaacagtctttatggacactccaactatttttgaaatctcctttggtgtgacgagtgcattcagcaaatcacacactctttgacgtttgctttcctgattactcatatgggcaaaagtttctgaaaaggtatggctaatagtgttaggtatgattatgacatcaatatatgtttggtttcaaaacaattgacgtagtgcctgctgagaaaaaacaactaaatgttcattgtaaattttgtttccccaccctgtacatctaaaacatgcaggatagtagctcttgaggaccaggattggacacccatgctttagatgtgtccctcttccaacacacctgattcaaatgataagcctaccatcaagctctgcagaagcctgataatgaccgtcatctaaaacatgcaagatagtagatctggaggaccagggttggtgacccctgcaatAGAAACTCCTCTTATGGCTGACTTTGAGACACTTCCAGGTCATTTCATTTGGTTAGAAGAACACTCGTAGTTGTTGTAGAACTATAATCTGACCTCTAACCGTAACCATAACCTGTGATGTCCatgtggttaaaaaaacaaaggtATACATTGTTTTTGTGAACATAATGCCATTGTtacattaaatgaacagaatttaaAGACAAGGCTGATTTAGATAGTGACAAACCTGCACCGTAATCGCATTGAAATAAACTTTAAATCTGTAAGTATCTGCTCTCTACTCACTATGAACCTTATGCCGTTGCTTATTTCTTTATTCTCATTGACCATCTCTCTTCGGTATGTTTTAAATTCCTTCTCCCTCTTTTCAGAAATGTCTACGATCACTTGTCTTTTAGCTTTACACATAATTTCATGATGATTGTCACCACTGTAGAGAGTCCTTATAGTTTAATGGAAGATAATAAGTTGATGCAGTCCAAACAGGCAATGAGAGCAGTGTATGGGGTGCAGACTGGATATCAAGGTCATGTTTGCCCAGGGGAGGAACCAGTGCTCTTAGCTGGGAGCAGACATAGAGCATGATGGGATACTATATTAAGAAGCTGCTAAAATAACTGCTAATATAACCGCACATCAGACAAGAGTGGCTTAGACACAAAGGATCGATGGTACTTTCTTCCAGAAGTAGCAAAATACAGGGATTTGTACAAAAATATCAATATGTGTCAGTGTCTGCTTTACTGTGTTTGACTGTAAGAGCTTCACTGCACTGTTTAATCAATGTTTCATAACAAAATAGAGCAGACTTTAATTCAGGGGGAAAAACGCAATGTCACTGATATCAGTCTGCATAAATGTAAATTAGATCATATCTTATTCTGTATTGTTAAAGGGCCACTCACCAGTTTAATTTTCCATCATGCTGAatgactatgaaaaaaaaaaaaaaaatacaaaattaatggACAAAATGATGCATTGAAACAGAAATATCCACTATATGAGCCAGCTTCCAAATTCACAGTATCCTAAGAATACTCAAACACAATTAAAGATCTTCAGTTTCTCCAGAACTGCAGAAAACattaaacaactttcacaggctTAATAGTAATTATACCAACTCTGACTTGTAAACTTGCTGAAATATTCctttaaaggtacaatatgtaagATGTGCACAAGCTTTAATGCAAATATAAAGTTTGTGGATTTGACTCCATTTCTAATCTAATCGCAATTATGTAAAAGAAATACAAAGATGATCAATCCTACTCTATAATTAACCCTTGGGCCGGTTCTAATATTAGTTACACTTGTAACACTAAACACAAAAAACGTGCTTTTGAAAAGCAagctctaaaaataaaaatacattaatataaTATTCTACTTTCATTGAGACACTTTACTACATCTAACCTAATTGATATCAAGTATtcataaactgaaaaacaaaacattttaaccttttaaatgccagGTTGTTATGATGCTTCCATGTTTTagatgaaaagaaataaaaaaaaaaaaagtcatttttaattAACTATATGCAAAGTATCAATTTTTTGGTTGCCTTATCACAGCCTATTTTATGTCAAAAATGTACATTTCATTCAGTGATTTGAATGGATTTCAATGGcacatttttttgagtgtaactTTTGCTTGTACAAAGTGTATTTTAGACTTACTGTAGGAACTGAGctggaaataacaaaataaaaatacacagtcttGCAAAGATTCAAGCCATATGCATCACCACAgccgaaattaccaaaaaatgaagaatgaaaagtgtataaaatgtgcATAAATAGTCCCTAAGGGTAAAATTGGTGTGCAGGCTATTTTCATGGATATAGAAAACTCAGAGAATAGTTAGCGACAGAAAACTGAGCTAAATTCAACAAACAACAGACTTTCAGTATAAAACAGACTCTAACCGTAAGACTACACAAAAGAAGTGGCCTGTTGGTTTAACTACTATTATTTTATAGTTTGGTTTTCgtcattggctttttggagctATAAGTCACAATATTTCGACAAAAGAGCAGAGCTGGGGAAGTGATGGTGGATGAGGTAATTCTAAGTGCTGGCTTACTTATGCAGTAAAATGGGAAACATCAAACACTTATGTAACCACATTATTAATCCTAACTACAGTTGAGCTGCCAGTCAGAGGGGGaacattttttattcaataaaaaGAAGCTGTTATGTCAATCACACCTACAGGATGACATTAAACCTTCTATCAGCCCTAAACTCTTACTGTCAGAGAAATAACTGCAACAAAGAACCACCACTGTACTTATTATAAGTGCATAAAACCAGACTAATTCCTGAAAAAAGTATAGATCTGGTGTTTCTAGAGAGAGGGTCAGTGGACGTATATGGGAACCAGGGGTACTGGCTGTCAGTGATATTTACACTCATACAATGCAACTGAATTCCaccacaaacttcacataatcCCAAGAGTAAGTTACTGAAAGTTGAACATATAGTGTAACAGTGTGGGTTGCATATTTGTCACAGTTTACCTCTGagctatgaacctatttttgggTCTTCAAATCCAAATACAAGACTTATATCCATATAGGGCCCCATATTCACCTCCCACTGTCTGGTGCCTACGTGGGCAAAGTGGAAATTGGTTCCCAGGTAAGATACTGTAAAAAATTACCTTTGGCTTTCTCAGTGTGTGGTTTCTAACAGTTGGGCTGCTTCAATTAAAATAATGACAGTAGAAAAAAATTACAACacatgggatttgttgttttcACCTGCAATGCCGTTTAACATCTATCTCATATGCTTCAGGCAGAAATCACATTTACTTATGTTAATATTATCATCAGCAAAGGGGAAAGGACACTGTTATGTGCACCACGTGTACACTCCGGCCCCGTTCTCTCTCATTAATTATTTTATCTCTTTaggctctgattggctggacCCGACGGTGCGAGCTCTTAAAGCTGGAGGCAGATCCCTTGTAGGGTCTCTTGCCCACTCTCTCGCCCGCTCGCTTCCTCTCCAACCTGCCGCCTGCCAGCCACACACACAGTTCCATCTTTAGTTTAGAGCCAGTGACCCAGCTTgtcttgttttagtttagttattctCCCTCTTGTATTGCTGGGCACCCCGACTCTCTGTTGGTGTTATTTTTGTGAGTTCTTTATTTGTACATTAAATTATAATTTGTGAGCACTGTATCTGTTGGTTGCCTTTTTATGTTTCAGTCTCATTAGCTCCTAGACGCACCGTAACGGATACCAACAATAGGCAAACAAATGAAACAGGGTCACATTGAATAAAATTATGGATTTTTGAATTCAAACAATGTTGGGAACACTTTACACACTGATCAATCATAACATTATGACACTACTGGACACTACTACTACCTGAGTCATTCACAAAAATCTCGCAGTCCCCGCCCACACGGCAGAAACTACTGATGAATGTGAAACAGAATGAAGGACAAACCCCCACTTGTCACATGAACAAAGCtgcggacgagcccccacttgtcacaacCCAGCTCTGAGATTGTGACAAAAAGGAAGACGGACAAGGTGGTAAAAGTCAAAACGGTGATTTATTAACTctaaaattattcattcattcattccactggtcaacaacaaatttattgtttaagttttctgagctgatttaggataattttggtgtgctgaatccaaaaatcatattaattttgctcaatcaggtcaactttctgaactatgctacatattggctttttaacatttttgcttacatttatggggattttcacatcatatgatacaaaattctttcatatttcttgcaataaacgagttctgaagattttacttttgccaatttatgattaatgtttttttttatattacaggtgaatgaaatggcttcgactagaagatcttgcaaaaataagcctgacgtattctgctacatctgcagtgaatacaccattgtacctaacaggaatcctgttagaaaatgattttttttctcttaaaacctattttgggtgagaactatataaaaaaatcaactgataaagtcacaaaaatgtaatcaattttgtgagaagatcaaatttttcaaaatcaaattagcaaaaaaacctgacctgattgagaaaaacagatgtcatttttggatttagcggtgcaaaatggtcctaattcagttgaaaaaaacctagacaacttgcaaaaaacatttttttgtaacccagtgttatctgaacccgctttatcctcactagggtcacgggggttgcttggagcctatcccagctacataggggcgaaggcagggtacaccttggacattttgccagttcatcgcagggctgacatatagagacaaacaatcactctcacattcacacctatgggcaatttacattaaccaattaacctattagtgcatgtctttggatggtgggaggaagccggagtacccagagagaacccacgcagacacggggagaacatgcaaactccacacagaaaggtcccaccccctcgttgactggtgttggaatcgaacccaggaccttcttgctgtgaggcacgagtgctagccactgcaccaccgtgtcacccactCAAAAATTAACAACAACTAAATACAAGTGACAACCAAAAGAAAAGCCAGTCAGGAGGAGCAGGGCCAGATGGACCAGGGCAGGGTGGACCAGAGCAGAGAGACCACGCCAGAGAGCAGACCCGTGAGAGAATGAGCGTCCTTGTGGAGCCGCTTAAATGGGCGAGTCGTCACACCACCGACAGGCAAAGtagtattaattttgattatttcattaaaaagggacctgtcagtgggtgggacatAATAGGCAGCAAATGAAGATTTAAACCTCAAaattgatgtgttagaaacagcaaaatgggcaagagtatGGATCTGAGCGATTCtgacaaggaagaaattatgacAGCCAAATCAGTGCGTCAGTATttccagatcttgttgttcattccagGTGTAAAGTGTTTAGTACCTACCAAAATTATGTAAGGAACAACAACCAGATTCCAACCAATCGAATATCCATGGGAGGAGAACATTATTACTAAAATTAATATTGTTTAGGTCACCCTTTGACCACAAAGTCAGCTCTGACCCTCCACCAGACTTCTGAAGGTGTGCTGAGGTAAGtggaccaagacattagcagcagatccctgaagtcctgcaAGTAGaaaggtggacctccatggatcagatttatttgtccaacacctcccacagatgatcgaCTGACCTGAGATTggaatgtccttccttagtccatttttggtcactactaaccactacagaccaggaacacccaacaaaaccagcagttgtggagatgctctgacccagtcatcaccattacaatatggacctggtcaaagtcactcagttccttatgttgcttACCACATGACTTACCACTTCTCAGtagtcagaatgttatggctgattggtgtGTAATGTCACTATATAACAAAACTCTCAAAAATCAATTTAAGATGTTAATGTGGAAACGTTAAATATGATACTGTAGAATGCTCTCATCAATATTAAGTGGTGCACTGTAGACAGACCACGAACACCAATCATGGatcttaattaacccataaagacccagtgctgcttttgtggcagttcccaaaaaacttttttctgtatttttaacctttcacaagtgatttatcacaatttactctaattttatgctctgtattttgcatttatatgtgaaaatctggtattttcctatatttcatgtaCTGATTATTTAGATGATCAAGATGAcgattatatccaaaacagagaaaactaaagaaaaagaccattttttctacaaaatatattgttaactgaacaaaaaataagtgtctatatCCACTTTtattgatcaaacttcatgggttttactggtgaatcaatgttacagaagatgacggtgtttccatgttcactacggagcctctgaacgtccgaatgagtcatatctaatgaccttgaaaagatgacaaactgcattttacaccaattatttacatgtattgataggattaatggatcaacaggtattggccattttaaataagtgaatgattttggttgccagtggctgtttgggtctttatgggttaatgagcatAAAGTAAAAGTATCAAGATGCTAAAAGATTCTGAGACAGGAGTGTTTGTGCAATTCAAGTCCAAAGGTAACTTTGTTCAGAACAAAGAATCAAGGTCCCTTACAAATAACCTTTTTTGTTGTAAAGTTGTTAGACAGTTGCACCGAAGAGCAAATTTCCCAACCCTCAGGTTAAGAAACATTAAAATGGTTTCAATTTTGCATATAATTAATATATTTAATTTCAGCTGTTTTAAATTGAACAAAATCACCTCAAGGCCCGCACATAGTGAGGtcaatatatttatatttcatgCTTTTACATTTTCATTCAAAAAACATCCATTTATGTGCAAAAACTGTAGTTTATTAAGATCAATTATAAAAACACACGTAGCACatttgttcttcagttttttaAAGAGTATATGTTTTTAAAGAGTATACATGTAGAAAGCTCATGTATATTTGTAAACGTAAGTCAAAGTTTACTATGAATTCATGCGTGATCAATATGTGTGATGTGACGTAACACATATGATCCAAAAGTTTTTACTGGTGTTTTGGGGATGATTTTAGATAATTTAAAGTATGTtgtactttttttgtattttaaccaTTACCCTCTCTATatcactgaaagaaatgcagcaGAAAGGTGTTTTACAGTTAATCTATTATCTTCATGTCtgttttttaactttattatttttttaacacctTAGTGCACTGGAGGTTTTGGAGCAGGAAATTCTCCCAAAAAGTAAAGAAAATTCCACATCATCATTTTTATTACTATGGTGTTTAAAAAAGACTGAAGCACATAATTAACAACATCCAAGAAGCTTAGAGACaaaacttgtttaaaaaaaaaaaagcccactgtGGACCACCAATACCTGTGTTCATTCTGGGCAGTCATTGGTTTCGTGTTACTCATAGCATGGGAAAGCCCAGATATACAGGTataagcaaaactgaaaaattatCAGTGGCCTATCAGTGTGTGTCATAAAAATTATGTTGAAGCATTGATTTAATAATGTCTGTTTTGCTTAGCAGGTGCATTGTACATACTCTTTGTTGTGAGTGAGTTTCTATGAAGGACTTTCAAAGTAAAGACAGTGTGTTTGTTCTGGAGGGACTAAACCCTCCTGCAGTCCCGTTTCTGTCCACATCACAGCAGACTGCTGGTCCAATATGCAGTCCAATACTGCAGCCTTCTGACCGGGAGCGCGCTTCCAAATTTACCCTCCCGCTGCGCTCGCTCCCTGTACCTTAAAAAAGCGCGTGCACGCTTGAAGGTCACTTAAACACAAAAGGCTTTCAGCGCTGCGGTCCAATATAGCGCATGCGCGCTGCCGGAGGACTGCTTCACAGACCGCAATATGGCGAGAATGCCTGGCAGCGGAGACACAGAGCAGGAGCAGATGAGCTGCCCTGAGAGGtgcaggagggaggaggaggaggaggaggaggaggaggaggaagaggaagaccaGATACAAGAGGTCCAGATCACCGGTCATGAGGAGGACGAGGACTCCGATAGGGATGGTGTGGAGCTGGAGTGGGAGTCAGGGAGCACAGTACTGGACCCCAGCGGTTCCACGGCGGAGACGCAGGCGGTCGTTATGCGgagtgtggaggaggaggagggagagctGGACCCGTTCAGCGGCAGCATCCCCTCCGGGCTGGACTCTCACCTGGAAGGGGACCTGCAGCGGTCAGAGCGGAACAGACTGAGCGAGAACACCCGGCTGGCCACCCGGTACGCGGTGCGGATCTTCAGAGAGTATCTGAGTGAGAAAGCGCAAAGTCCGGACTTTGAAACTCTGGACAAGGAGGCGCTGTGTGCGGTGCTGCGCTCCTTTTACGCGGAGGCGCGATCCAAAAGTGGACAGTTGTACAGTAAGTCGTCCCTCATCAGCATCCGGAGCTCCTTGAACCGGTACCTGAACGAGCCGCCCTACTGTCGCACCTTGGACCTGACCAAGGACCCGGAGCTGCGCAGCGCCAACCTGACCCTGGCTGCGGTCATCCGGAGGCTGGAGGAGCAGGGCGCCGGTCCCGTGGTGCAGAAACAAGCCATCACACGCACGGACCTCCGCAAACTGTACGAGTCCTCCGTGTTCAACACGGACACGCCGTTCGGACTGCTCAACAAAGTCTGGTTCGAGACCTGCATGTATTTCTGCACCAGGGGCCGGGAGAACCAGAGGGAGCTGGAGGAGGACTCGTTCGGTCTGGCCGTGGATGAAGACGGGAGAAAGTTCGTGTATTTCAAAGCTCTCGGTCCTTATCACAAGTCCCGCTCCGCCGCCTGGACCAAGAAACGTCCGGACGCAGACGAAGACACGCTGCCGCGGATGTACGAGACCGGCACGGAGTTGTGTCCTTACGCGAGTTTCGTCCGGTACGTGTCCAAGCGGAACCCGCTGTGCAGGGCGTTCTTCCAGCGGCCCCGGGACCACTGCTGCGCGAGCGACGTGACGTGGTACGAGAACAAGGCCATCGGGAAAAACCTGTTGGGCACGAGGATGCAGATGTTGTCGCGCGCTGCCAAGCTTTCCAAAACCTACACCAACCACTGCATCGGCGCCGTCTCCATAGCGACGCTCAACAGCATCGTCGGCGCCGCGGGCTCCAAACCGACAACGACGCTCTTCGTTACCTCGGAAACGGTCAACGGTCACGCGCAGTCCCACCTCCAACTCGTGATCCCGTACCTCCGCCGGGTCAGCGACGATCTGACGACACCGACGGGAAAAGCACCACCGACGGCGGCGGTAAGGAGACCCGGTAACGAAGAGGACCCGGGGGCTCCTTCCCCGAAGAAACTGTGCGTGCGGCCCACGGCGCGCGCAGAGTCCCCTGTGAAGCGGAACGAGAGCGACCCGGTGTCTGTGAGAGCCACGGAGTCCCACACACTGCCCTCGGTCCGGACTCCGGTCCCCGTAACTGCGCAGGTAACACTGTCTGTCCAccgtctgtccactgtctgtccacgGGCTGTCTGCGTGTTTTCCAGTTCGTGCGTAAAGTGCGCCTCCGGCTCACGGTGACTGTAGGCAGTGGTGTGCATGAGCTGAGTGGGTTCTGAACGTATTCATGTGTGCAGACAAGACTCAGAACACACTCAAACATGAACTAGTAAATATAGTAAATAGATCTGCTGTCAAGTTCATTTGCGGTTATGGTTACAGCCTTAAAATAGGATGGAGGAGGTTGTGTCCGAGTACATGTCCACCTAAGAACCTACCGGACATGTGATGCACTTATCATTACTGGAGTGTAATTGGAGCATTTAGCGCAGTGGAATCAAACATAtggtccgcgggccaaaaccggcccgccaaagggtccaatctggcctgtgaagatattaaccctttcatgcatgaattatgtctGTGTTATTAtgagaatgtttttattccttcaggcattaaaaaaacaaagggattacatttttttatggacctattttaGACTTAGGctcagaccacaggtgtcaaacatgcggcccgggggccaagtccggcccgccaaagggtccagtccagcttttgcactctcaaaaatagaggtacgagatgagaacatttatgtacctgtaagtacattttttaagaatgttctctcaaaagtacaatattggtctttaggaggccagaattgcacctttaaactatgaaaaagggtccaaagttctgtaaagtacaaatttgtactataaggtaccctgcagcattaaaaaatgtgtgtagaccatgagaataggctattgGCTAGGATAACTTAACAGTA comes from the Sphaeramia orbicularis chromosome 4, fSphaOr1.1, whole genome shotgun sequence genome and includes:
- the LOC115417440 gene encoding uncharacterized protein LOC115417440, encoding MRSVEEEEGELDPFSGSIPSGLDSHLEGDLQRSERNRLSENTRLATRYAVRIFREYLSEKAQSPDFETLDKEALCAVLRSFYAEARSKSGQLYSKSSLISIRSSLNRYLNEPPYCRTLDLTKDPELRSANLTLAAVIRRLEEQGAGPVVQKQAITRTDLRKLYESSVFNTDTPFGLLNKVWFETCMYFCTRGRENQRELEEDSFGLAVDEDGRKFVYFKALGPYHKSRSAAWTKKRPDADEDTLPRMYETGTELCPYASFVRYVSKRNPLCRAFFQRPRDHCCASDVTWYENKAIGKNLLGTRMQMLSRAAKLSKTYTNHCIGAVSIATLNSIVGAAGSKPTTTLFVTSETVNGHAQSHLQLVIPYLRRVSDDLTTPTGKAPPTAAVRRPGNEEDPGAPSPKKLCVRPTARAESPVKRNESDPVSVRATESHTLPSVRTPVPVTAQDSHGSSSSSMPTQQLVSASPVSPVGSAGIPTPAQLTKTNAPVHIDVGGHMYTSSLATLTKYPESRIGRLFHGTEPIVLDSLKQHYFIDRDGPMFRYILNFLRTSKLLLPDDFKEYSLLYEEASFFQLAPLQAELDRWRTERECRTLCQDCECVVVHVAPELGEKISVSAQQTVIEEVFPEVREVMHNSLNASWNHNSTHVIRFPLSSYCHLNSVQVLEWLQQRGFRITGSCGGGMDSSQFTEYVLRRDIRGSQRPPAIKQVKQEVMD